Proteins from one Xenopus tropicalis strain Nigerian chromosome 1, UCB_Xtro_10.0, whole genome shotgun sequence genomic window:
- the LOC100145764 gene encoding tachylectin-2 isoform X2 produces the protein MYVISGSNLYQGSMPSEQGKSWISPDRQVGKGEWNRYKFLLFHPNGDLYAVTKSGHLYKGPAPNNENISWGYEQATKIGDRIWNDFSAYFFDPEGMLYVVTPSGDLRKRSPPTSASDDWLGTSSIVGQGSWKDYTHFIRFTPDGYLWCVENSNGYIYRGLPPANRGSRYVDKAEKLGCHYHQFHFTNFTRDKTIKSILGFDFLIDSAKTLSQSIEVVEKQVYNNARSTTPLKSTFSFNKTIKEVSEFTHEHGFTVAVGAEMTFTAGIPFIGDTETKVSLNRSTTHNWKFSSTNEREVSFSAATEVEVEGGKAVRLEATIRKAEINIPYRATVRTLFGYEATVSGTWNGVSHFDLVVKQEDVTP, from the exons ATGTACGTCATCTCAGGTTCCAATCTCTACCAGGGGTCTATGCCATCTGAGCAGGGCAAAAGCTGGATATCCCCAGACAGACAAGTAGGGAAAGGCGAATGGAATCGATATAAATTTCTGTTGTTCCACCCAAACGGGGATCTATATGCAGTCACAAAGAGCGGCCATTTATACAAGGGCCCGGCgccaaataatgaaaatatctCCTGGGGTTACGAACAAGCTACAAAGATTGGCGATCGCATATGGAACGATTTTTCTGCTTATTTTTTCGATCCAGAGGGAATGTTGTATGTGGTGACTCCCTCGGGCGACCTTCGCAAAAGAAGCCCTCCAACCAGCGCGTCTGATGATTGGCTTGGCACAAGTTCAATAGTCGGCCAGGGAAGCTGGAAAGATTATACCCATTTTATACGTTTTACCCCCGACGGGTACCTATGGTGCGTAGAGAATAGTAACGGATACATTTACAGAGGGCTGCCTCCGGCCAACAGAGGGAGTCGATATGTGGATAAGGCTGAAAAGTTGGGGTGCCACTATCATCAGTTTCACTTCACCAACTTCACAAGGGATAAAACTATTAAAAGTATTTTGGGCTTTGACTTCCTTATTGATTCCGCCAAAACCCTTTCCCAGAGCATCGAGGTGGTGGAGAAGCAAGTCTACAATAACGCAAGGAGCACCACACCATTAAAGTCCACATTCTC ATTCAATAAAACCATAAAGGAAGTGAGTGAATTTACCCACGAGCATGGATTCACTGTTGCAGTTGGTGCTGAAATGACATTTACAGCCGGGATTCCGTTCATAGGTGACACAGAGACCAAGGTGTCTCTGAACAGAAGCACAACGCACAACTGGAAATTCAGCAGCACCAATGAGAGAGAG GTTTCCTTCTCTGCAGCTACAGAGGTGGAGGTAGAAGGAGGCAAAGCCGTGCGCCTGGAGGCAACGATCAGAAAGGCAGAAATCAATATCCCCTACCGGGCTACAGTCCGAACCCTCTTTGGCTACGAAGCCACTGTCTCTGGAACCTGGAATGGGGTTTCCCACTTTGATCTGGTGGTCAAGCAAGAAGATGTGACTCCGTAG
- the LOC100145764 gene encoding uncharacterized protein LOC100145764 isoform X1, with product MYRHKQEGIVLFTVSDDGTVRIGRPPKNYLDSYYDRAITAGKLSHADHVAFHPGGDMYVISGSNLYQGSMPSEQGKSWISPDRQVGKGEWNRYKFLLFHPNGDLYAVTKSGHLYKGPAPNNENISWGYEQATKIGDRIWNDFSAYFFDPEGMLYVVTPSGDLRKRSPPTSASDDWLGTSSIVGQGSWKDYTHFIRFTPDGYLWCVENSNGYIYRGLPPANRGSRYVDKAEKLGCHYHQFHFTNFTRDKTIKSILGFDFLIDSAKTLSQSIEVVEKQVYNNARSTTPLKSTFSFNKTIKEVSEFTHEHGFTVAVGAEMTFTAGIPFIGDTETKVSLNRSTTHNWKFSSTNEREVSFSAATEVEVEGGKAVRLEATIRKAEINIPYRATVRTLFGYEATVSGTWNGVSHFDLVVKQEDVTP from the exons ATGTACAGACACAAACAGGAGG GAATTGTTTTGTTTACAGTCTCTGATGATGGCACCGTCAGAATTGGGAGACCGCCAAAAAACTATTTGGATTCCTACTATGACCGAGCCATTACTGCAGGAAAGCTCAGCCATGCCGACCATGTTGCCTTTCACCCAGGCGGGGATATGTACGTCATCTCAGGTTCCAATCTCTACCAGGGGTCTATGCCATCTGAGCAGGGCAAAAGCTGGATATCCCCAGACAGACAAGTAGGGAAAGGCGAATGGAATCGATATAAATTTCTGTTGTTCCACCCAAACGGGGATCTATATGCAGTCACAAAGAGCGGCCATTTATACAAGGGCCCGGCgccaaataatgaaaatatctCCTGGGGTTACGAACAAGCTACAAAGATTGGCGATCGCATATGGAACGATTTTTCTGCTTATTTTTTCGATCCAGAGGGAATGTTGTATGTGGTGACTCCCTCGGGCGACCTTCGCAAAAGAAGCCCTCCAACCAGCGCGTCTGATGATTGGCTTGGCACAAGTTCAATAGTCGGCCAGGGAAGCTGGAAAGATTATACCCATTTTATACGTTTTACCCCCGACGGGTACCTATGGTGCGTAGAGAATAGTAACGGATACATTTACAGAGGGCTGCCTCCGGCCAACAGAGGGAGTCGATATGTGGATAAGGCTGAAAAGTTGGGGTGCCACTATCATCAGTTTCACTTCACCAACTTCACAAGGGATAAAACTATTAAAAGTATTTTGGGCTTTGACTTCCTTATTGATTCCGCCAAAACCCTTTCCCAGAGCATCGAGGTGGTGGAGAAGCAAGTCTACAATAACGCAAGGAGCACCACACCATTAAAGTCCACATTCTC ATTCAATAAAACCATAAAGGAAGTGAGTGAATTTACCCACGAGCATGGATTCACTGTTGCAGTTGGTGCTGAAATGACATTTACAGCCGGGATTCCGTTCATAGGTGACACAGAGACCAAGGTGTCTCTGAACAGAAGCACAACGCACAACTGGAAATTCAGCAGCACCAATGAGAGAGAG GTTTCCTTCTCTGCAGCTACAGAGGTGGAGGTAGAAGGAGGCAAAGCCGTGCGCCTGGAGGCAACGATCAGAAAGGCAGAAATCAATATCCCCTACCGGGCTACAGTCCGAACCCTCTTTGGCTACGAAGCCACTGTCTCTGGAACCTGGAATGGGGTTTCCCACTTTGATCTGGTGGTCAAGCAAGAAGATGTGACTCCGTAG